The Lysinibacillus timonensis nucleotide sequence GTAATGGAATGTAGATCCTGTTTGAGTAATTCCAATTTTCTTTCCTTTTAACTCTCCAACACTAGTAACAGGTGAATCTGCTGGAACTAATAAAGCTGATGAAGAAAAGCCCTCTTGTTCTCTTCCCTTATCAGCGACAATCCATAATTTTTGACCACCTGATACCATGTTATAGAGACTTGCCGTAATACCTGTCGCTCCTACATCTACACTTCCGCCAGCTGTTGCAACCGCAATAGGTTGTGCAGCTTCAAACCACGTCTCGGTTGCATTAATTCCCTGTTCTTCAAAAAATCCTTTTTCTAAAGCAATGAACATTGGTGCAGAACTTGTTAGCTTTAACATCCCAATTTTTACATCTACCATTTCTGGTGCTTCAGAAGTAGTTCCTTCTGATTCTGTTTTGGTTTGTGTCCCCTCATTTGTTTGCTGATTTCCACATCCAACAAGTATAAATACTAGAATGGAGAAAACAGTCAACATCATTACTAATGACTTATTCAAAAAATGACCCCCAATTATTATTTTTATATATATTAAATCATACAAAATATTCGAATTCGACCAAATTTTCAAAAAACATTATATTTTTTTAATATTATTTGTTTTTTTCGACACCCTTTGTTAAACTTTTCCTTCTATTAGTTGTTAAAATAAAAAAGGATAGGCGTACTAGCAACGGGTGTGAACTTGCTCTTATTTCAAGACGAGCTACGGAAGCTCAGCGAATATATTTACAAAGTAAGATTGACTTTGAAAAAGTGCAGAAAAAAACCGAGAATCCATCCGAATCTCGGTTTTAATTATGATTTTGAACTATACGAGTGATTTGCTAGATGATAAAGTTCACAAATTTGATGTGAGAATGTCCCCTCATCTCCATCTTATTATGACAACTCCAACCAAGCAACAGCTTCACAATGTGCAGAGTGTATGTGGCAACACAAGAGGTGTTGGTGGGTTTATAGAAATGACGGTTCTATTTAGACACCGAGCAAATATTTTTTGAGTACAGCATGCGACCGCTAATTATTAATATATTTATATGTTAAAAATGTTTTTTAAAACTATTTCTAATATTCCATTCCTGCAATCCCAAAGCCTCCAGGTCCAGCATGGGTAGAAATCATTGCACCGGCTTGCATCCATGTTACATTTTCGAAACCTGTTTCTTTTGCGATTTCATCCATTCGTCCCTTAATACTTTCATCAAGTCCTATAGAGTAAATCAAATACAGCTGTTTTCTATCAATGTCGTATTGGTTTAAGTAATCTCGCATAAGTTTTTCAGCAACTGTGCTCATATTCCCACGATATTTTCTAGTTGAAACAAGCTTTCCTTCCTTTAATTCGATGCAGGGCTTTATTTTTAATAATGACCCTCCAATATAAGCAATGTTACTTACCCGTCCACCCGCTCTTAGAAAGTCTAAACTGCCAGGAATGAAAGCCAGCCTTGTTTTAGGAACCACAGATTGTATCTTTTCTATTAAGTGAACATGGCCAATGGAAGGTTCTTCTTCAAGCAGAGTGGCTGCATACATTACGCTTGCGGCTAATCCACCTGTCACGTTTAGCGTATCAATTAAGAAAATATCTTGAAAATCTTCCGCTGCAATTAACGCACTTTGAAAGGAGGCAGATGCTTTTGACGTATAACCAATATGAATAATGATGCTATCAGGATAATATATTCTAATTTTTGTAAATAAATCCTGATATTCATGTACATTCGTTGCGGTTGTAGATGGTATTTTCTTGGTGCGACTATGATATTCAAAAACTTCCTCTACAGATAGCTCACCATCTAAATAATCCTTCCCATCCATGATGACGTGCATCGGTACTACTTGAATTTGATATTTTTCAACCAGATCTTTCGGTAAATCCGCTCCACTCTCTGTCGATAAAATAATCCTTTTCATTGTTCATTCCTTCCAATTAACGCAGCCATTCCTGCGTACATATTTATTATGGTTTATTCTAAATATACACTAAAAGGGAAAATTATCTATTATTACATTCAGAAAATTCATTCAAAAAAATGGAAATTTAAGATTAAACTGGACAAGAATTATTTGGGGCTTTTTTCTCGAATTCCACAGGAATAGAGGCACACTAAGTTGAATTTGAAGACGTTACTCATGCAATTGAAGATTCAAAAACAGGAATCACAAATTAAACCAATCGGATAAATTGCTAAATAGGTAGAAATATTAACAATAACCCACACAAGCTTATTAGTTTGTGTGGGTTATTATGATAGCTAAAAACCAGAACCAACAAGAATTCTGATATACATTAATTCAATTCCAACCACGCGACCGCTTCGCAATGTGTCGTCTGCGGGAACATATCTACCGGTTGAATTTCCATTGTTTTGTATCCACCGTCTTCAAGAATGCGTAAATCCCGCGCAAGTGTCGCAGGGTTACATGACACATAAACTACACGATTAGGTTTGTGTTCAATGATTGTTTGTAATAATGCTTCATCGCAACCTTTACGAGGTGGATCGACTACTAACACATCTGCTTCTTTGCCATCTGAATACCATCTCGGTATTACTTCTTCTGCAGGTCCTGCTTCAAAGTACGTATTTGTAAAGCCATTTAACTCTGCATTCCGTTTTGCATCTTCAATCGCTTGTTCTACAATCTCAACGCCCATTACACGCTTCGCCTTCTCCGCAAGGAACAACGAAATTGTCCCGATACCACAATACGCATCAATGACCGTCTCATCGCCTTTTAGTTGTGCGTAGTCTAACGCTTGCTTGTACAACACTTCCGTTTGCACTGGATTTACTTGATAGAAAGAGCGTGATGAGATTTCAAATCGAACACCGCCAATTGTATCTTCAATTGTGTCTTTTCCCCAAAGTGTGTAGGTTTCATTCCCTAATATTACATTCGTTTTTTCAATGTTAATATTTTGGACAATAGAAGTCACATTAGGCACAAGATTACGAACTAATTCAATAGCAGCTTCTTTTTGTGGGAATTTGTGTTTATTTGTTACAAGCACCACCATTACCTCATCAGTTGCCCGCGCTTTTCTTACAACGACATGACGTAGCATTCCTTGATGCGATTGTTCATTGTATGGTTGTAAACCAATTTCTTCTAATTCCTTTTTCAGGTTCGCCATGATGGCATCTGCTTCACCAACTTGAATTAAGCAACGTTCCATATCGACAATATCGTGGGTTTTTGATTTATAAAAACCTGCAATCGGACCTGTCTCTGTCATGCCAAATGGAATTTGCGATTTGTTACGGTAATTCCAAGGATCTTGCATTCCCTTTACAGGAAGTACCGGTGCGTCAATTTTGCCAATTCGCTTCATGACGTTTTTGACCATGTTTTCTTTCCATTTCAATTGCCCTTCATAGGAAAGATGTTGCAGCTGACATCCGCCACATTTTCCAAAATAAATACATGGGGCTTTTACACGATCAGGTGATGGTTCAATGATGTCCACAATTTTGGCAAATCCATAGTTTTTCAATGTTTTTAACACGTGAATTTCAGCTGTTTCTTGCGGAAGTGCTCCTTGAATAAATAGCGGGTAGCCATCTATTTTCGCAACGCCATTCCCATCATGAGTTAAATCTTCTATATAAACAGTTCGTCGATCATTTTTCTTTACAGGTGCAGCCATAATCCGTCCTCCATTTCAGTTCTTCTATTGTAGCATGGTTATAGAAAAAACTCGCCATCCATGATTGTACTAGTTTTCGCTTACAATTAGAATGTTCATTTATGTGTCTAAATCTTCTAAAGCTTTGACAACATGTTCTTTTAAGACTGGAGCTAAAGTTTTG carries:
- the rlmD gene encoding 23S rRNA (uracil(1939)-C(5))-methyltransferase RlmD; this translates as MAAPVKKNDRRTVYIEDLTHDGNGVAKIDGYPLFIQGALPQETAEIHVLKTLKNYGFAKIVDIIEPSPDRVKAPCIYFGKCGGCQLQHLSYEGQLKWKENMVKNVMKRIGKIDAPVLPVKGMQDPWNYRNKSQIPFGMTETGPIAGFYKSKTHDIVDMERCLIQVGEADAIMANLKKELEEIGLQPYNEQSHQGMLRHVVVRKARATDEVMVVLVTNKHKFPQKEAAIELVRNLVPNVTSIVQNINIEKTNVILGNETYTLWGKDTIEDTIGGVRFEISSRSFYQVNPVQTEVLYKQALDYAQLKGDETVIDAYCGIGTISLFLAEKAKRVMGVEIVEQAIEDAKRNAELNGFTNTYFEAGPAEEVIPRWYSDGKEADVLVVDPPRKGCDEALLQTIIEHKPNRVVYVSCNPATLARDLRILEDGGYKTMEIQPVDMFPQTTHCEAVAWLELN
- a CDS encoding DegV family protein, with protein sequence MKRIILSTESGADLPKDLVEKYQIQVVPMHVIMDGKDYLDGELSVEEVFEYHSRTKKIPSTTATNVHEYQDLFTKIRIYYPDSIIIHIGYTSKASASFQSALIAAEDFQDIFLIDTLNVTGGLAASVMYAATLLEEEPSIGHVHLIEKIQSVVPKTRLAFIPGSLDFLRAGGRVSNIAYIGGSLLKIKPCIELKEGKLVSTRKYRGNMSTVAEKLMRDYLNQYDIDRKQLYLIYSIGLDESIKGRMDEIAKETGFENVTWMQAGAMISTHAGPGGFGIAGMEY